The proteins below are encoded in one region of Telopea speciosissima isolate NSW1024214 ecotype Mountain lineage chromosome 10, Tspe_v1, whole genome shotgun sequence:
- the LOC122643913 gene encoding serine/threonine-protein phosphatase 7 long form homolog isoform X2 produces the protein MADQMVTLMCRWDGRITTGQQGADYEGGRLKGIRVNCRTTHSVLLCRMYEITKYDRRQFIIKMTCRYPMSKGYIAYEIDDKDATEIMLELGRQQNGHGVELYLEKDQVHINNERDDHQVIQSGLFTHMLVQDTNTQLVAECPADPEQLVPGPIDTSVLTLQGDHRSQAIWDGEDIGILKCTQRIGRLADWPLHSDLVSDFDAAGRLSWGSAALAFLMRELCRATSRRMSEIAGCLTLLQLWAWERLRIGFPNKREPQTPPGGASTTDIGSLGASEIAVQSPTDVAMQSQTDASLLVADEQSAALADPLGCRWNVPMSHTESPKTVLRYYRSQLDHLMDDQVIWQPYAPEILAALPEICRSDQDVWRTIAPLICFDIVEWHLPQRVLRQFGLQNMIPENMNIDQGLHSITRQGRPTIDWKVHHAEYITLWENRLSTIAVGTLENGSVHCNGQYMEWYRRITRRFVGHPNDTPVMRYQLRGHDQQILVRCMTNMHSRISATLENLSPTCTCGAHSTLEELRDMIDGALQQVREGRQIEAAPSVVAPATGRKYTRKRHKVEKQNK, from the exons ATGGCAGACCAGATGGTAACACTAATGTGTCGTTGGGATGGAAGGATTACAACTGGACAACAGGGCGCGGATTATGAAGGTGGTAGACTGAAAGGCATTCGTGTCAACTGCAGAACAACTCACTCAGTGTTGTTGTGTCGGATGTATGAGATCACAAAGTATGACAGGAGGCAGTTTATAATTAAGATGACGTGCAGGTACCCGATGTCTAAGGGATATATAGCTTATGAGATAGATGACAAAGATGCTACGGAAATTATGCTTGAATTGGGAAGACAGCAAAACGGCCATGGGGTAGAGTTGTACTTGGAAAAAGATCAAGTGCACATCAACAATGAACGAGATGATCATCAGGTCATTCAGAGTGGTCTGTTCACTCATATGCTTGTCCAAg ACACCAATACTCAATTGGTCGCCGAGTGTCCTGCTGACCCAGAGCAATTAGTCCCTGGGCCCATTGATACCAGTGTGCTCACACTGCAAGGAGATCATAGATCCCAGGCTATATGGGATGGTGAG GACATTGGGATATTGAAATGTACTCAGAGAATAGGGCGTTTAGCAGATTGGCCTTTGCATTCTGATCTTGTCAG TGACTTTGATGCAGCTGGGAGACTGAGCTGGGGTAGTGCCGCATTAGCATTCTTGATGCGAGAGTTGTGTAGGGCTACTTCTCGGCGAATGTCTGAGATTGCTGGGTGTTTGACCCTATTGCAG TTATGGGCATGGGAGCGATTGCGTATTGGTTTCCCTAATAAACGCGAGCCTCAGACTCCTCCAGGAGGTGCTTCAACTACTGATATTGGTTCACTTGGTGCTTCAGAAATTGCAGTTCAGTCGCCAACAGATGTGGCAATGCAGTCGCAAACAGATGCATCGCTACTGGTAGCAGATGAGCAGTCAGCTGCACTTGCAGATCCATTAGGGTGCAG GTGGAATGTACCAATGTCACACACTGAGAGCCCAAAGACTGTTTTGCGTTACTACAGATCTCAACTTGACCACCTGATGGATGATCAG GTTATTTGGCAACCATATGCCCCTGAGATTTTGGCAGCATTACCTGAAATATGTAGGAGTGATCAGGATGTGTGGCGGACAATAGCACCCCTCATTTGCTTTGACATTGTAGAGTGGCACTTACCTCAGAGAGTTCTACGTCAGTTTGGTCTACAGAACATGATTCCAGAGAATATGAATATTGACCAGGGACTCCATAGCATCACAAGACAGGGGAGGCCCACTATAGATTGGAAGGTACATCATGCTGAGTATATCACTCTATGGGAGAATCGCTTGTCAACCATTGCTGTGGGAACTCTTGAGAATGGTTCAGTGCACTGTAATGGTCAATATATGGAATGGTATCGTCGCATCACTCGTCGCTTTGTTGGTCATCCCAATGATACACCAGTTATGCGCTACCAACTTAGGGGACATGATCAACAAATATTG GTTAGGTGCATGACTAATATGCATTCCCGTATCAGTGCGACCCTTGAAAATCTCAGTCCTACATGTACATGTGGTGCACACTCAACACTTGAGGAGCTTAGAGATATGATAGATGGTGCACTACAGCAGGTTCGTGAAGGACGTCAGATTGAGGCAGCCCCTTCAGTAGTAGCACCTGCCACTGGTCGGAAATATACCAGAAAGCGACACAAAGTTGAGAAGCAGAATAAATAA
- the LOC122643913 gene encoding serine/threonine-protein phosphatase 7 long form homolog isoform X1 → MADQMVTLMCRWDGRITTGQQGADYEGGRLKGIRVNCRTTHSVLLCRMYEITKYDRRQFIIKMTCRYPMSKGYIAYEIDDKDATEIMLELGRQQNGHGVELYLEKDQVHINNERDDHQVIQSGLFTHMLVQDTNTQLVAECPADPEQLVPGPIDTSVLTLQGDHRSQAIWDGEDIGILKCTQRIGRLADWPLHSDLVRYVTRAGLYHLSRVNGMRMDRPLITALVERWRRETHTFHLPVGEMAITLQDTAVLLGLRVHGDPVTGRTDYTWAELCKDLLGRKPEAQYLSGSSLKMTWLYTHFHQLPEGTSPMVQEQYARAYMLYLLGSTIFVDKSGDSVQLIYLPLLSDFDAAGRLSWGSAALAFLMRELCRATSRRMSEIAGCLTLLQLWAWERLRIGFPNKREPQTPPGGASTTDIGSLGASEIAVQSPTDVAMQSQTDASLLVADEQSAALADPLGCRWNVPMSHTESPKTVLRYYRSQLDHLMDDQVIWQPYAPEILAALPEICRSDQDVWRTIAPLICFDIVEWHLPQRVLRQFGLQNMIPENMNIDQGLHSITRQGRPTIDWKVHHAEYITLWENRLSTIAVGTLENGSVHCNGQYMEWYRRITRRFVGHPNDTPVMRYQLRGHDQQILVRCMTNMHSRISATLENLSPTCTCGAHSTLEELRDMIDGALQQVREGRQIEAAPSVVAPATGRKYTRKRHKVEKQNK, encoded by the exons ATGGCAGACCAGATGGTAACACTAATGTGTCGTTGGGATGGAAGGATTACAACTGGACAACAGGGCGCGGATTATGAAGGTGGTAGACTGAAAGGCATTCGTGTCAACTGCAGAACAACTCACTCAGTGTTGTTGTGTCGGATGTATGAGATCACAAAGTATGACAGGAGGCAGTTTATAATTAAGATGACGTGCAGGTACCCGATGTCTAAGGGATATATAGCTTATGAGATAGATGACAAAGATGCTACGGAAATTATGCTTGAATTGGGAAGACAGCAAAACGGCCATGGGGTAGAGTTGTACTTGGAAAAAGATCAAGTGCACATCAACAATGAACGAGATGATCATCAGGTCATTCAGAGTGGTCTGTTCACTCATATGCTTGTCCAAg ACACCAATACTCAATTGGTCGCCGAGTGTCCTGCTGACCCAGAGCAATTAGTCCCTGGGCCCATTGATACCAGTGTGCTCACACTGCAAGGAGATCATAGATCCCAGGCTATATGGGATGGTGAG GACATTGGGATATTGAAATGTACTCAGAGAATAGGGCGTTTAGCAGATTGGCCTTTGCATTCTGATCTTGTCAGGTATGTTACAAGAGCAGGACTCTATCACCTGTCTAGGGTTAATGGTATGAGGATGGATCGTCCATTGATCACTGCGTTAGTAGAGCGATGGCGCCGTGAGACCCACACGTTTCATCTTCCAGTGGGTGAGATGGCCATTACTCTACAAGATACAGCAGTTCTCCTTGGACTTCGTGTACATGGTGATCCAGTGACTGGTAGGACTGACTACACATGGGCAGAGCTCTGCAAGGACTTATTGGGGAGGAAGCCAGAGGCACAGTACTTGAGTGGATCATCACTAAAGATGACCTGGCTATATACACATTTTCATCAACTTCCAGAGGGCACTAGTCCCATGGTTCAGGAGCAGTATGCCCGGGCATACATGTTGTACTTGCTTGGGAGCACTATCTTTGTAGATAAGTCTGGAGATTCTGTCCAGTTGATTTATCTTCCCCTCCTCAGTGACTTTGATGCAGCTGGGAGACTGAGCTGGGGTAGTGCCGCATTAGCATTCTTGATGCGAGAGTTGTGTAGGGCTACTTCTCGGCGAATGTCTGAGATTGCTGGGTGTTTGACCCTATTGCAG TTATGGGCATGGGAGCGATTGCGTATTGGTTTCCCTAATAAACGCGAGCCTCAGACTCCTCCAGGAGGTGCTTCAACTACTGATATTGGTTCACTTGGTGCTTCAGAAATTGCAGTTCAGTCGCCAACAGATGTGGCAATGCAGTCGCAAACAGATGCATCGCTACTGGTAGCAGATGAGCAGTCAGCTGCACTTGCAGATCCATTAGGGTGCAG GTGGAATGTACCAATGTCACACACTGAGAGCCCAAAGACTGTTTTGCGTTACTACAGATCTCAACTTGACCACCTGATGGATGATCAG GTTATTTGGCAACCATATGCCCCTGAGATTTTGGCAGCATTACCTGAAATATGTAGGAGTGATCAGGATGTGTGGCGGACAATAGCACCCCTCATTTGCTTTGACATTGTAGAGTGGCACTTACCTCAGAGAGTTCTACGTCAGTTTGGTCTACAGAACATGATTCCAGAGAATATGAATATTGACCAGGGACTCCATAGCATCACAAGACAGGGGAGGCCCACTATAGATTGGAAGGTACATCATGCTGAGTATATCACTCTATGGGAGAATCGCTTGTCAACCATTGCTGTGGGAACTCTTGAGAATGGTTCAGTGCACTGTAATGGTCAATATATGGAATGGTATCGTCGCATCACTCGTCGCTTTGTTGGTCATCCCAATGATACACCAGTTATGCGCTACCAACTTAGGGGACATGATCAACAAATATTG GTTAGGTGCATGACTAATATGCATTCCCGTATCAGTGCGACCCTTGAAAATCTCAGTCCTACATGTACATGTGGTGCACACTCAACACTTGAGGAGCTTAGAGATATGATAGATGGTGCACTACAGCAGGTTCGTGAAGGACGTCAGATTGAGGCAGCCCCTTCAGTAGTAGCACCTGCCACTGGTCGGAAATATACCAGAAAGCGACACAAAGTTGAGAAGCAGAATAAATAA